A genomic window from Mesosutterella faecium includes:
- a CDS encoding KpsF/GutQ family sugar-phosphate isomerase → MNSDKQDHGILALAGEVLATEAAAVSALKPRLDGNFARAVRALLSCRGRVVVTGIGKSGHIARKIAATMASTGTPAFFVHAAEASHGDLGMITRDDVLIGISYSGETSEVLAIVPVIKREGTFLISMTGNLESSLARESDIALNVHVEREACPLNLAPTASTTATLAMGDALAIACMGSKGFTKEDFARSHPGGSLGRRLLLRVSDVMRRGNDVPAVTPGTNVLQAVQEISRKGIGMTAVVDCERRLLGVFTEGDLRRLIERVGDIRRYRIEEVMTATPKSIAPEALAVEAAQLMDRGRCNQLPVVDEKRRLVGALNLHDLMTAKVI, encoded by the coding sequence ATGAATTCCGATAAACAGGACCATGGCATTCTGGCCTTGGCCGGGGAGGTTCTGGCAACAGAGGCCGCCGCGGTTAGCGCGCTGAAGCCGCGCCTTGACGGAAACTTCGCCCGGGCGGTCCGCGCACTTTTGTCCTGCAGGGGCCGCGTGGTGGTGACCGGCATCGGCAAAAGCGGCCATATCGCCCGCAAAATAGCGGCCACCATGGCCTCCACCGGCACTCCTGCCTTCTTCGTGCACGCCGCCGAGGCCTCTCACGGCGACCTCGGCATGATCACGCGCGATGATGTGCTCATCGGAATCTCCTACTCCGGGGAGACGAGCGAGGTCCTCGCCATCGTGCCCGTCATCAAGCGCGAAGGCACGTTCCTCATCTCCATGACGGGGAACCTGGAGAGCTCACTCGCCCGCGAGTCCGACATTGCGCTCAACGTACACGTCGAACGTGAGGCCTGCCCGCTCAACCTGGCCCCGACCGCCTCCACGACGGCGACTCTCGCCATGGGAGACGCACTGGCGATAGCCTGCATGGGCTCCAAAGGCTTCACAAAGGAAGACTTCGCCCGTTCGCACCCCGGCGGCTCGCTGGGCCGCAGGCTTCTTCTGAGAGTCTCGGACGTCATGCGGCGCGGCAATGACGTGCCAGCCGTGACGCCGGGCACCAATGTCCTGCAGGCCGTCCAGGAGATCAGCCGCAAGGGCATAGGGATGACTGCCGTGGTGGACTGTGAGCGCCGCCTGCTCGGTGTTTTCACCGAAGGAGACCTCCGGCGCCTGATCGAGCGGGTAGGGGACATCCGGCGCTACAGGATCGAGGAGGTTATGACCGCCACGCCCAAGTCCATAGCGCCTGAGGCCCTCGCCGTCGAGGCCGCGCAGCTGATGGATCGCGGCAGATGCAACCAGCTGCCGGTTGTAGACGAGAAGAGACGCCTGGTGGGGGCGTTAAACCTGCACGATTTGATGACGGCAAAGGTGATCTGA
- a CDS encoding lipoprotein insertase outer membrane protein LolB, translating to MKRRFFLAAAFASLLAGCSALRPPDGERVQRQIEGRFSISVESGGDSRSDRGSFAWTEAEGWQRLDIGHPLAGTLMRLTIYPGRAVFEDGGGKKLEGRSAQALMAEYLGFDFPIAAFRSLLEANAATADSLELQGWDVSVVQRTSQGLPQLVRLRKEPSGGSPLIRATLFIDSRHGYAR from the coding sequence ATGAAACGCAGGTTTTTCCTTGCCGCGGCGTTCGCATCGCTTCTGGCGGGTTGCTCCGCCCTGCGCCCACCCGATGGGGAGCGCGTTCAGCGGCAGATTGAGGGACGGTTTTCCATCTCGGTCGAATCCGGCGGCGACAGCCGCAGCGACCGCGGCTCCTTTGCCTGGACCGAGGCAGAAGGCTGGCAGAGGCTTGACATAGGCCACCCCCTTGCAGGCACCCTGATGCGCCTGACAATTTACCCCGGCCGGGCCGTCTTCGAGGACGGCGGCGGCAAAAAGCTCGAAGGCCGCTCCGCCCAGGCTCTGATGGCCGAATATCTGGGGTTCGATTTCCCGATTGCCGCCTTCAGGAGCCTGCTTGAGGCGAACGCCGCGACTGCGGACTCGCTCGAGTTGCAGGGCTGGGACGTCTCCGTGGTGCAGCGGACAAGCCAGGGGCTGCCCCAGCTGGTGAGGCTCAGAAAGGAACCTTCGGGAGGCTCGCCCCTCATCCGGGCCACCCTTTTCATTGACTCGAGGCACGGATATGCCCGTTGA
- the lptA gene encoding lipopolysaccharide transport periplasmic protein LptA: MLKNKIILIAATGFAAAAAQALQSDSSKPIEIAADRFSGDQVQQTAIYTGNVEVHQGTLEMHGDRMDLSVNKKGYRTGVMTGRQARFKQQRDNPDPRISEWMHAQADKMIYNEEKDTITLITNARLTRTENGVLKDEATGQLIVYDIRNARSQAQGGTVGGERQRVTTIIAPRKKDNESGSSAKDTTGLRSSDSIGTRRKE, from the coding sequence ATGCTTAAGAACAAAATCATCCTGATTGCCGCGACGGGCTTCGCCGCCGCGGCCGCCCAGGCCCTGCAGTCCGACAGCAGCAAGCCCATCGAGATCGCTGCGGACCGCTTTTCCGGTGACCAGGTCCAGCAGACCGCGATCTATACCGGCAACGTCGAGGTCCATCAGGGCACGCTGGAAATGCACGGAGACCGCATGGATCTCAGCGTCAACAAGAAGGGCTACCGAACCGGCGTCATGACTGGCCGCCAGGCGCGTTTCAAGCAGCAGCGTGACAACCCCGACCCACGCATCAGCGAGTGGATGCACGCCCAGGCTGACAAGATGATTTACAACGAGGAAAAGGACACCATCACCCTGATCACCAACGCCAGGCTCACGAGAACCGAAAATGGCGTGCTCAAGGACGAGGCGACGGGTCAGCTCATCGTCTACGACATCCGCAATGCCCGCTCCCAGGCCCAGGGCGGCACGGTAGGCGGCGAGCGGCAGCGCGTCACGACTATCATTGCGCCCCGGAAAAAGGACAATGAATCCGGCAGTTCGGCTAAAGACACCACGGGGCTCAGGTCGTCGGATTCCATCGGCACCCGCCGCAAGGAGTAA
- the ispE gene encoding 4-(cytidine 5'-diphospho)-2-C-methyl-D-erythritol kinase: MPVDSDSCFVNLPAPAKINRFLHIIGRRSDGYHLLQSLFELVSLCDDLSFRKLENGKIERIGDLACATGDDLCVRAARLLQREAGCRAGAVVKLHKKIPSGAGLGGGSSDAATTLIALNRLWGAGLSRSDLMDLGARLGADVPFFIGGRSAFVEGVGERLSPVDLPDELFAVIWPGVGSSTPQAFQRFDLTSHPQSLKINDLCGCLRNGRLRQDLHNDLEQVVSESIPQVSEALDYLGRLGAARMTGSGSAVFAALSDGKAAEAVLRRAPEAWQCFIVRSLHEHPLSGWLDNI; this comes from the coding sequence ATGCCCGTTGACTCCGACAGCTGCTTTGTCAACCTTCCCGCACCCGCCAAAATCAATCGCTTTCTGCACATCATCGGCCGCCGCAGCGACGGCTATCACCTTCTGCAGTCTCTTTTCGAACTCGTGTCCCTGTGTGACGACCTGAGCTTTCGAAAGCTGGAGAATGGAAAAATTGAACGGATCGGAGACCTTGCCTGCGCGACCGGGGATGACCTGTGTGTGCGGGCTGCCCGGCTGCTGCAACGTGAAGCCGGCTGCCGCGCAGGAGCCGTCGTCAAGCTGCACAAGAAAATACCGTCCGGCGCAGGACTGGGCGGAGGCTCTTCGGACGCTGCTACGACTCTGATCGCACTCAACCGGCTATGGGGCGCCGGCCTGTCCCGGTCCGATCTGATGGATCTCGGGGCAAGGCTCGGCGCAGATGTCCCGTTTTTCATCGGGGGACGCAGCGCCTTCGTCGAAGGTGTCGGCGAGCGCCTCAGCCCGGTGGATCTCCCAGACGAGCTTTTCGCGGTGATCTGGCCAGGCGTTGGTTCCTCCACCCCGCAGGCTTTCCAGCGCTTTGACTTGACAAGCCATCCTCAATCGTTGAAAATTAACGACCTTTGCGGCTGCCTCCGGAACGGCCGGCTCCGGCAAGACTTGCACAATGACCTCGAGCAGGTAGTTTCAGAGTCCATCCCTCAGGTCTCTGAAGCTCTTGACTATCTGGGAAGACTCGGCGCGGCCCGTATGACCGGGTCGGGTTCCGCTGTGTTCGCCGCCCTGAGCGACGGGAAGGCCGCTGAGGCCGTCCTCCGCCGGGCGCCGGAAGCCTGGCAGTGCTTCATTGTCCGAAGTCTGCACGAACATCCCTTGAGCGGATGGTTGGATAATATTTGA
- the lptC gene encoding LPS export ABC transporter periplasmic protein LptC, with the protein MRERISAIVAIVLLLLLIGASYFYATQSGLKDLKYIPGENSPDYTAENITVTTFGPDGNPQRRLIGRRMLHYSDDRTDVTEPELVAFEPSKPKVIAKARRGWTNDGGQTIEFEGQVSLDRAAWKNSAAMSFRTTKLTAYPDTERFVSSVPVAFAWGEDRTTAGSMVYDHARGTISLSGNVKTHIVRQKK; encoded by the coding sequence ATGAGGGAGCGAATTTCGGCCATCGTCGCCATCGTGCTGTTGCTGCTTCTCATCGGGGCGAGCTATTTTTATGCGACTCAGTCGGGACTGAAGGATCTCAAATACATACCGGGCGAAAATTCTCCGGACTACACGGCTGAAAACATCACCGTGACAACCTTCGGTCCGGACGGCAATCCCCAGCGGCGGCTGATTGGGCGGCGCATGCTGCACTATTCGGATGACCGGACCGATGTTACAGAGCCCGAGCTCGTTGCTTTCGAGCCCTCGAAGCCCAAGGTCATCGCGAAGGCCCGGCGCGGCTGGACAAACGACGGCGGCCAGACGATAGAGTTCGAAGGCCAGGTCAGCCTGGATCGAGCCGCTTGGAAGAACTCAGCCGCCATGAGCTTTCGCACGACAAAACTCACGGCGTATCCCGACACCGAACGTTTCGTGTCGTCCGTCCCGGTCGCTTTCGCCTGGGGGGAGGACAGGACCACAGCGGGCTCCATGGTCTATGACCATGCCCGGGGAACGATCAGCCTGTCGGGCAATGTGAAGACGCACATCGTCCGGCAGAAAAAATAA
- a CDS encoding KdsC family phosphatase, translated as MTLEEKAKKIKLVVLDVDGVLTDGQIITSSQGELCKHFNVKDGLGIKLMMAAGIDVVIITGRRSAIVGARLRELGVRDVLQGQINKKRAFLDLIKSRRLEASECACMGDDVPDLPVMQLCGLPCAPSDAVQAVLSQAAFVSSRKGGFGAVREMAEAILKAQGKWDQLLDKIYFNPEPSRFR; from the coding sequence ATGACGTTAGAGGAAAAGGCGAAAAAAATAAAGCTTGTCGTGCTGGACGTGGACGGCGTTCTCACTGACGGGCAGATCATCACCAGCTCACAGGGAGAGCTCTGCAAGCACTTCAATGTGAAGGACGGCCTGGGCATCAAGCTGATGATGGCCGCCGGCATCGACGTGGTCATCATTACCGGGCGGCGCTCGGCCATCGTGGGCGCGAGGCTGCGGGAACTGGGGGTCCGCGATGTTCTTCAAGGGCAGATCAACAAGAAGCGGGCCTTCCTCGACCTCATCAAGTCCCGCAGGCTTGAGGCGTCCGAATGCGCCTGCATGGGAGACGATGTGCCGGATCTGCCGGTGATGCAGCTTTGCGGCCTGCCCTGCGCGCCCTCTGACGCCGTGCAGGCCGTGCTCAGCCAGGCCGCTTTCGTCTCCAGCAGAAAAGGCGGCTTCGGAGCCGTCAGGGAAATGGCCGAGGCCATTCTGAAGGCACAGGGCAAATGGGACCAGCTGCTCGACAAAATCTATTTCAACCCGGAGCCGTCCCGGTTTAGGTAG
- the mutY gene encoding A/G-specific adenine glycosylase, translated as MMKNFATLLTAWQKCSGRKDLPWQKTTDPYKRWVSEIMLQQTQVGTVIPFYLKFIEDFPSVESLARASEEEVLKHWSGLGYYRRAVNLHAGARKIAESGGEFPRSVEALMQIPGIGRSTAGAIVSSCWDRPAPILDGNARRVFSRCFGVRRGASQAAFENELWAIARRELPQSGCRGYTQALMDLGAGVCTQKSPRCADCPLRAGCAAFASGSPESFPGRKAAAAGRGREVRQEVFLIIRGPQGLWLQKRAEKAVWRGLWCFPCVQGGGESRTVREGLQALEAVDADSLCFYRKVLHDFTHYRLEMFVWSVQSAGSSPDLPGRGRWFSRAEAAEGALPAPVKKLALEFLSGSTQP; from the coding sequence ATGATGAAAAATTTTGCGACGCTCCTCACCGCATGGCAGAAGTGCTCGGGAAGGAAGGATCTTCCCTGGCAGAAGACGACAGACCCTTATAAAAGGTGGGTGTCAGAAATCATGCTGCAGCAGACGCAGGTCGGCACGGTGATTCCTTTTTATCTGAAGTTCATCGAGGACTTCCCCAGCGTCGAGTCGCTCGCGCGGGCCTCCGAGGAGGAGGTGCTGAAACACTGGTCGGGGCTCGGGTACTATCGCCGGGCCGTGAACCTGCACGCAGGCGCAAGAAAAATAGCGGAATCCGGAGGGGAATTTCCCCGGAGCGTCGAGGCTCTGATGCAGATCCCAGGCATCGGACGGTCGACGGCCGGGGCGATCGTCTCGAGCTGCTGGGACAGACCGGCGCCCATTTTGGACGGAAACGCAAGGAGGGTCTTTTCGCGCTGCTTCGGAGTTCGCCGCGGTGCTTCCCAGGCCGCCTTCGAGAATGAGCTCTGGGCCATTGCCCGGCGCGAGCTGCCACAAAGCGGCTGCCGCGGTTACACCCAGGCGCTGATGGACCTTGGGGCAGGGGTCTGCACGCAGAAATCACCGCGTTGTGCGGACTGCCCCCTCAGGGCCGGATGTGCAGCCTTCGCCTCCGGCAGCCCAGAGAGTTTTCCGGGCCGGAAGGCGGCGGCCGCAGGCCGGGGCCGGGAGGTGCGGCAGGAGGTGTTTCTCATAATACGAGGCCCGCAGGGACTGTGGCTGCAGAAAAGGGCGGAAAAAGCCGTATGGCGAGGGCTGTGGTGTTTTCCCTGCGTGCAGGGCGGCGGAGAGAGCCGGACCGTTCGGGAGGGGCTTCAGGCGTTGGAGGCGGTGGACGCAGACAGCCTGTGCTTCTACCGTAAAGTGCTGCATGACTTTACGCACTACAGGCTTGAAATGTTCGTCTGGAGTGTTCAGAGCGCTGGCAGCAGCCCGGACCTGCCCGGCAGGGGACGGTGGTTCAGCCGCGCAGAGGCGGCCGAAGGAGCCCTGCCCGCTCCGGTGAAGAAGCTGGCGCTTGAATTTCTTTCCGGAAGCACTCAGCCCTGA
- the rapZ gene encoding RNase adapter RapZ codes for MQVIVVTGLSGSGKSVAIKQLEDSGFYCIDNLPVDFIVPVAKALDSSGQRHIAISVDVRTHAAPQKAKEKLSELRHLGYDVKVLALTASTPAIVQRYSETRRRHPLTPLNRRPGDQTGLQEAIAKERAQMDLQVGEVLDTTDLSPSTLRAWIRQFINAPASEMTLSFESFAFKKGIPVAADLVFDARCLANPYYEPGLRELTGKDAPVIEFLEKKTDALKFVGHIEEFIRTWLPAYMSQDRHYLTVCIGCTGGQHRSVYVAEALFRRFARTPGAVVRHRALDNKTPQG; via the coding sequence ATGCAAGTTATCGTTGTGACCGGGCTGTCGGGATCCGGCAAGTCCGTGGCCATTAAGCAGCTCGAAGACAGCGGTTTTTACTGCATTGACAACCTCCCGGTTGACTTCATCGTACCGGTCGCGAAAGCCTTGGACTCGAGCGGGCAGCGGCACATCGCAATCTCGGTGGATGTCCGCACCCATGCCGCCCCTCAGAAGGCGAAGGAAAAGCTCTCCGAACTCAGACACCTGGGTTACGACGTGAAGGTGCTCGCCCTCACCGCCTCAACCCCGGCCATCGTCCAGCGTTATTCGGAAACAAGGCGCCGCCATCCCCTCACCCCCCTCAACCGCAGGCCCGGGGACCAGACCGGCCTGCAGGAGGCGATAGCCAAGGAGCGGGCCCAAATGGATCTTCAGGTCGGGGAGGTGCTTGACACGACCGACCTGTCGCCCTCGACGCTGCGCGCCTGGATCCGGCAGTTCATCAACGCGCCCGCCTCCGAAATGACCTTGTCCTTCGAGTCCTTCGCGTTCAAGAAGGGCATTCCCGTCGCCGCCGACCTCGTGTTCGATGCCCGCTGCCTTGCCAACCCCTACTACGAGCCGGGCCTGAGGGAGCTCACAGGAAAAGACGCTCCTGTCATTGAGTTTCTGGAGAAGAAAACAGACGCACTGAAATTTGTCGGCCACATCGAGGAATTCATCCGCACCTGGCTGCCCGCCTATATGTCCCAGGACAGGCACTACCTGACGGTATGCATCGGATGCACCGGCGGGCAGCACCGCTCCGTGTACGTGGCCGAGGCCCTCTTCCGGCGCTTTGCGCGCACGCCAGGCGCCGTGGTCCGCCACCGCGCTCTCGACAACAAGACGCCTCAGGGCTGA
- the lptB gene encoding LPS export ABC transporter ATP-binding protein, producing MTDSLNSLVKGSHTLETRALRKRYGSRIVVKDVSLQVKSGEVVGLLGPNGAGKTTSFYMIVGLVPVDGGSIYLDGENITHLPIYRRSRMGLSYLPQEASVFRSLTVEDNIRAILELQKDEQGAPLAKSQIDERLEELLDELSIQGVRTNLGISLSGGERRRTEIARALAARPKFILLDEPFAGVDPIAVNEIRKIIRILKDRNIGVLITDHNVRETFKTCDHAYIIADGHVLAAGSPEQLSRNPEVRRTYLGEDFDYPRSAADR from the coding sequence GTGACCGATTCCCTGAACTCGCTTGTGAAAGGATCCCACACCCTTGAGACCCGGGCCCTGCGCAAAAGATACGGCAGCCGCATAGTGGTGAAGGACGTGTCGCTGCAGGTGAAAAGCGGTGAAGTCGTCGGGCTGCTCGGTCCAAACGGCGCGGGCAAGACGACCAGCTTTTATATGATCGTGGGACTCGTGCCGGTCGACGGCGGCTCCATCTACCTCGACGGGGAGAACATCACCCACCTACCCATTTACCGGCGCTCCCGCATGGGGCTTTCCTATCTGCCGCAGGAGGCGAGCGTCTTCCGGTCACTGACCGTCGAGGACAACATCCGCGCTATTCTGGAACTGCAGAAGGATGAGCAGGGAGCTCCCCTGGCCAAGAGCCAGATTGACGAGCGGCTGGAGGAGTTGCTCGACGAGCTTTCCATTCAAGGCGTGCGCACTAATCTCGGCATCTCTCTGTCCGGCGGCGAACGCCGCCGCACGGAGATCGCCCGCGCTCTTGCGGCCAGACCGAAGTTCATTCTGCTTGACGAGCCGTTCGCGGGCGTCGATCCCATCGCTGTCAATGAGATACGAAAAATCATCCGCATCCTCAAGGACCGCAACATCGGCGTGCTGATCACAGACCACAATGTCCGAGAGACTTTCAAAACCTGCGACCACGCCTATATCATCGCTGACGGCCACGTCCTTGCAGCCGGGTCCCCGGAGCAGCTCAGCCGCAACCCGGAAGTGCGGCGCACCTATCTGGGCGAAGACTTCGATTATCCCCGCAGCGCCGCGGATCGCTAA
- a CDS encoding tetratricopeptide repeat protein: MPLAFWRSPCFAISAALAASIAFCPAAGAQPGSSQAAGAAASYPALTSDVLFELIASEVAAQRNLPGSAYATLMKTARDTGNAGIARRAVEIASASRAWREADEALKLWEELSSDPSDKKLAHALEDVRAGRYESAEPALAEALKASSSREQLLGQIVVFFSGADASRAFPVIERLADPSLNEDERPQLPLLLSQLAAQAGEPAKARKFAELAISRSGGNEEVIRQSLIPLAMTNSAEAIPALSAFLKAHPHAVWARLLYARALVLNKEEKEAGEQLQALSVEPLSPAQWFQLGTLSEALGKTDDAFDFYKRSLQTSGPGAGSHLDSARFRLGVVSEARKRPEEAIGWYYKVEKGPHYVPSRLRLAELLAAAGKTDRAAAVLAGTRSEKPGERAALVTAQAQLLDRAGQLQQAYELMKGSAGDLAGQPDFLYDTAMMAEKVNDLEGAEFYLRKVLALRPNSASAYNALGYMLADRGLRLREALGYIEKAARLKPRDPYILDSLGWVHFKLGDLELAERYLKQSIGLRYDPETAAHLAQAYAKAGDLDEARKIVSAGLKRHPDSAPLKKLQESLPPP, translated from the coding sequence ATGCCTCTGGCTTTTTGGAGATCCCCTTGTTTCGCGATCTCTGCGGCGCTGGCCGCCTCGATCGCCTTCTGCCCCGCGGCGGGAGCGCAGCCCGGCTCGTCTCAAGCCGCAGGCGCTGCGGCCTCGTACCCGGCCCTTACGAGCGACGTCCTGTTCGAACTGATCGCCTCGGAGGTGGCCGCCCAGAGGAACCTCCCCGGCTCAGCTTACGCTACTCTGATGAAGACCGCCCGGGATACCGGCAACGCGGGCATCGCCAGAAGGGCGGTGGAAATCGCATCTGCCTCCAGAGCCTGGCGAGAAGCCGACGAAGCCCTGAAGCTCTGGGAGGAGCTGTCCTCCGATCCGTCGGACAAAAAGCTTGCGCACGCCCTGGAAGACGTCAGGGCAGGGCGCTATGAGAGCGCCGAGCCGGCGCTGGCGGAAGCATTGAAGGCCAGCAGCAGTCGCGAGCAGCTTCTCGGGCAGATAGTCGTCTTCTTCAGCGGAGCCGATGCCTCCCGGGCTTTTCCCGTCATAGAGCGGCTGGCCGACCCGAGCCTGAACGAAGACGAACGGCCGCAGCTGCCCCTTCTGCTGAGCCAGCTCGCTGCTCAGGCCGGCGAGCCCGCCAAAGCGCGGAAATTTGCCGAACTCGCCATCAGCCGCTCCGGCGGCAACGAGGAGGTGATCCGCCAGAGTCTTATCCCGCTTGCGATGACCAACAGCGCGGAGGCCATCCCCGCGCTCTCAGCATTTCTGAAAGCCCATCCCCATGCTGTCTGGGCCCGCCTGCTCTATGCGCGGGCGCTGGTGCTCAACAAGGAGGAAAAGGAGGCCGGAGAGCAGCTCCAGGCACTTTCCGTCGAGCCTTTGTCTCCTGCGCAGTGGTTTCAGCTGGGCACCTTGTCGGAAGCGCTCGGGAAAACAGACGACGCCTTCGACTTTTACAAGCGGAGCCTGCAGACTTCGGGACCGGGCGCAGGCAGCCACCTTGACAGCGCAAGATTCCGGCTCGGCGTCGTAAGCGAGGCGCGCAAGCGTCCCGAGGAGGCGATCGGGTGGTACTACAAGGTCGAGAAGGGGCCGCACTACGTGCCCTCACGGCTGCGGCTGGCCGAACTGCTCGCCGCTGCCGGAAAAACGGACCGAGCCGCAGCGGTTCTCGCCGGCACCCGGTCTGAAAAACCCGGGGAGCGCGCCGCGCTTGTCACGGCGCAGGCCCAGCTGCTCGACAGGGCGGGCCAACTGCAGCAGGCCTACGAACTTATGAAGGGCAGCGCAGGGGATCTGGCCGGGCAGCCCGATTTCCTCTACGACACGGCCATGATGGCCGAAAAGGTGAATGACCTGGAAGGTGCTGAGTTTTACCTGAGGAAAGTTCTCGCCCTTCGCCCGAATTCCGCCTCCGCCTACAACGCCCTCGGCTACATGCTGGCCGACCGCGGCCTGCGGCTACGCGAGGCGCTCGGTTACATTGAAAAAGCGGCCCGGCTCAAGCCCCGCGACCCCTATATCCTGGACTCCCTGGGCTGGGTGCACTTCAAGCTGGGCGACCTCGAACTGGCTGAGCGCTACCTGAAGCAGTCCATCGGGCTGCGCTATGACCCCGAGACGGCGGCTCATCTGGCGCAGGCCTACGCAAAAGCCGGCGATCTTGATGAAGCAAGAAAGATTGTCAGCGCCGGGCTTAAAAGGCATCCTGACAGCGCCCCGCTCAAAAAGCTCCAGGAAAGTCTCCCGCCGCCATGA
- the rpoN gene encoding RNA polymerase factor sigma-54, whose translation MSNALKIVQSQKMVLTPQLKQSIELLQLPTADLLETISRTLEENPFLELPEDSSGEDSPLRGSPESEAQAPRHEEESDSAASAPLNDMPPEVDLVHQPWGMPEGDDEYSPIDRAVSLTTLADHLQEELGLLRLDPDISAKASFLIGELDDDGFLPISLEEAAKDFERITSTKPAEPEQWQEALRVLRGLDPIGVGASSPQESLLLQLESRIQSCPPEERKIHELAKKAIAEHLQELARKDFSRLKKCLGCSDEEVRGLYGCIQSLTPRPAALYKSSPTLYVIPDVFVRRQAGRWEALLNPATVPPVRINERLVRLMSAQENGRSKEMSGCLTAARTFAHSVNQRFETILKVAQAIVRRQQDFFSRGELALTPMVLRDIAEDTQLHESTVSRAVNGKYLQSSRGVYEFRHFFSSHVSNASGQAVSSKAIRTLIREFVEGEPPDRPLSDSQLAALLVGKGFAVARRTVAKYREQEQIPIASLRKKIPL comes from the coding sequence TTGAGCAACGCACTGAAAATTGTTCAGAGCCAGAAAATGGTTCTGACCCCCCAGCTGAAGCAGTCCATCGAACTGCTTCAGCTGCCGACGGCAGACCTGCTGGAGACCATCAGCCGCACTCTCGAGGAAAACCCCTTCCTGGAGCTTCCGGAAGACTCGAGCGGGGAGGACTCGCCGCTTCGCGGCTCTCCGGAGTCCGAGGCACAGGCCCCGCGGCACGAGGAAGAGTCCGACTCAGCCGCCTCCGCTCCGCTCAACGACATGCCGCCCGAAGTCGACTTGGTTCACCAGCCCTGGGGAATGCCCGAAGGTGACGATGAATACTCTCCTATCGATCGCGCGGTCTCTCTGACCACCCTTGCCGACCACCTGCAGGAAGAACTCGGGCTGCTGCGGCTCGATCCGGATATTTCCGCCAAGGCTTCCTTTCTGATCGGGGAGCTCGACGACGACGGTTTCCTGCCGATCTCCCTCGAGGAGGCGGCCAAAGACTTTGAGCGCATCACGTCCACCAAGCCCGCGGAGCCGGAGCAGTGGCAGGAGGCGCTCCGGGTGTTGCGCGGGCTCGATCCCATCGGCGTGGGCGCCTCCTCTCCGCAGGAGTCGCTGCTGCTGCAACTTGAGAGCAGAATCCAGTCCTGTCCGCCGGAAGAAAGAAAGATTCACGAGCTTGCGAAAAAAGCCATCGCCGAGCATCTCCAGGAACTAGCCCGGAAAGATTTCTCCCGACTGAAAAAGTGCCTTGGCTGTTCCGACGAAGAGGTCCGGGGACTCTACGGCTGCATCCAGTCGCTCACGCCAAGGCCCGCTGCGCTCTACAAAAGCTCGCCCACGCTTTATGTCATCCCCGACGTGTTCGTCAGGCGTCAGGCAGGCCGCTGGGAGGCGCTTCTCAATCCCGCCACCGTACCCCCTGTTCGCATCAACGAGCGGCTCGTGAGGCTGATGAGCGCTCAGGAAAACGGGCGGTCAAAGGAAATGAGCGGCTGTCTGACCGCCGCCAGGACATTCGCGCACAGCGTGAACCAGCGATTCGAGACCATCCTGAAGGTCGCTCAGGCCATAGTGCGCAGGCAGCAGGATTTCTTCAGCAGGGGCGAACTCGCGCTGACGCCCATGGTGCTGCGCGACATCGCCGAAGACACACAGCTGCACGAGTCCACCGTTTCGAGGGCGGTGAACGGGAAATACCTTCAGTCCTCCCGCGGAGTCTATGAATTCCGTCACTTCTTCAGCTCCCATGTTTCCAACGCCTCGGGCCAGGCGGTTTCGTCAAAAGCGATCCGCACTCTGATCCGCGAGTTCGTCGAAGGTGAACCGCCCGACAGACCGTTGTCCGACTCCCAGCTAGCAGCGCTGCTGGTCGGCAAAGGCTTCGCCGTGGCACGCAGGACCGTCGCAAAGTACCGCGAGCAGGAACAAATCCCTATCGCCTCGCTGCGGAAAAAAATCCCTCTCTGA